The Phacochoerus africanus isolate WHEZ1 chromosome 15, ROS_Pafr_v1, whole genome shotgun sequence genome has a segment encoding these proteins:
- the KCNIP2 gene encoding Kv channel-interacting protein 2 isoform X4, which yields MNLEGLEMVAVLVVLALFVKVLEQFGLFEPVSLEDSVEDEFELSTVCHRPEGLEQLQEQTKFTRKELQVLYRGFKNECPSGIVNEENFKQIYSQFFPQGDSSTYATFLFNAFDTNHDGSVSFEDFVAGLSVILRGTTDDRLNWAFNLYDLNKDGCITKEEMLDIMKSIYDMMGKYTYPALREEAPREHVESFFQKMDRNKDGVVTIEEFIESCQKDENIMRSMQLFDNVI from the exons ATGAACCTGGAGGGGCTGGAGATGGTTGCTGTGCTCGTGGTCCTTGCTCTGTTTGTCAAAGTCCTGGAGCAGTTTGGCCTCTTTGAGCCTGTCTCCTTGGAAG acAGCGTGGAGGATGAGTTTGAACTGTCCACTGTGTGTCACCGGCCTGAGGGTCTGGAGCAGCTGCAGGAGCAAACCAAGTTCACACGCAAGGAATTGCAAGTCCTATACCGGGGCTTCAAAAAC GAGTGTCCCAGTGGAATTGTCAATGAGGAGAACTTCAAGCAGATTTACTCCCAATTCTTTCCTCAAGGAG ACTCCAGCACATATGCCACTTTTCTCTTCAATGCCTTTGACACCAACCACGATGGCTCCGTCAGTTTTGAG GACTTTGTGGCTGGTCTGTCGGTGATTCTTCGGGGAACCACAGATGATAGGCTGAACTGGGCCTTCAACTTGTATGACCTCAACAAGGACGGCTGCATCACCAAGGAG GAAATGCTCGACATCATGAAGTCCATCTATGACATGATGGGCAAGTACACGTATCCTGCACTCCGGGAGGAGGCCCCGAGGGAACATGTGGAGAGCTTCTTCCAG AAGATGGACAGAAACAAGGATGGTGTGGTGACTATTGAGGAATTCATTGAGTCTTGTCAAAAG GACGAGAACATCATGAGGTCCATGCAGCTCTTTGATAATGTCATCTAG
- the KCNIP2 gene encoding Kv channel-interacting protein 2 isoform X2, with protein sequence MRGQGRKESLSDSRDLDGSYDQLTGHPPGPTKKALKQRFLKLLPCCGPQALPSVSETLAAPASLRPHRPRPLDPDSVEDEFELSTVCHRPEGLEQLQEQTKFTRKELQVLYRGFKNECPSGIVNEENFKQIYSQFFPQGDSSTYATFLFNAFDTNHDGSVSFEDFVAGLSVILRGTTDDRLNWAFNLYDLNKDGCITKEEMLDIMKSIYDMMGKYTYPALREEAPREHVESFFQKMDRNKDGVVTIEEFIESCQKDENIMRSMQLFDNVI encoded by the exons GCCACCCTCCAGGGCCCACTAAAAAAGCGCTGAAGCAGCGGTTCCTCAAGCTGCTGCCTTGCTGCGGGCCCCAAGCCCTGCCCTCAGTCAGTGAAA CATTAGCCGCCCCAGCCTCCCTCCGCCCCCACAGACCCCGCCCGCTGGACCCAG acAGCGTGGAGGATGAGTTTGAACTGTCCACTGTGTGTCACCGGCCTGAGGGTCTGGAGCAGCTGCAGGAGCAAACCAAGTTCACACGCAAGGAATTGCAAGTCCTATACCGGGGCTTCAAAAAC GAGTGTCCCAGTGGAATTGTCAATGAGGAGAACTTCAAGCAGATTTACTCCCAATTCTTTCCTCAAGGAG ACTCCAGCACATATGCCACTTTTCTCTTCAATGCCTTTGACACCAACCACGATGGCTCCGTCAGTTTTGAG GACTTTGTGGCTGGTCTGTCGGTGATTCTTCGGGGAACCACAGATGATAGGCTGAACTGGGCCTTCAACTTGTATGACCTCAACAAGGACGGCTGCATCACCAAGGAG GAAATGCTCGACATCATGAAGTCCATCTATGACATGATGGGCAAGTACACGTATCCTGCACTCCGGGAGGAGGCCCCGAGGGAACATGTGGAGAGCTTCTTCCAG AAGATGGACAGAAACAAGGATGGTGTGGTGACTATTGAGGAATTCATTGAGTCTTGTCAAAAG GACGAGAACATCATGAGGTCCATGCAGCTCTTTGATAATGTCATCTAG
- the KCNIP2 gene encoding Kv channel-interacting protein 2 isoform X3, with protein sequence MRGQGRKESLSDSRDLDGSYDQLTGHPPGPTKKALKQRFLKLLPCCGPQALPSVSENSVEDEFELSTVCHRPEGLEQLQEQTKFTRKELQVLYRGFKNECPSGIVNEENFKQIYSQFFPQGDSSTYATFLFNAFDTNHDGSVSFEDFVAGLSVILRGTTDDRLNWAFNLYDLNKDGCITKEEMLDIMKSIYDMMGKYTYPALREEAPREHVESFFQKMDRNKDGVVTIEEFIESCQKDENIMRSMQLFDNVI encoded by the exons GCCACCCTCCAGGGCCCACTAAAAAAGCGCTGAAGCAGCGGTTCCTCAAGCTGCTGCCTTGCTGCGGGCCCCAAGCCCTGCCCTCAGTCAGTGAAA acAGCGTGGAGGATGAGTTTGAACTGTCCACTGTGTGTCACCGGCCTGAGGGTCTGGAGCAGCTGCAGGAGCAAACCAAGTTCACACGCAAGGAATTGCAAGTCCTATACCGGGGCTTCAAAAAC GAGTGTCCCAGTGGAATTGTCAATGAGGAGAACTTCAAGCAGATTTACTCCCAATTCTTTCCTCAAGGAG ACTCCAGCACATATGCCACTTTTCTCTTCAATGCCTTTGACACCAACCACGATGGCTCCGTCAGTTTTGAG GACTTTGTGGCTGGTCTGTCGGTGATTCTTCGGGGAACCACAGATGATAGGCTGAACTGGGCCTTCAACTTGTATGACCTCAACAAGGACGGCTGCATCACCAAGGAG GAAATGCTCGACATCATGAAGTCCATCTATGACATGATGGGCAAGTACACGTATCCTGCACTCCGGGAGGAGGCCCCGAGGGAACATGTGGAGAGCTTCTTCCAG AAGATGGACAGAAACAAGGATGGTGTGGTGACTATTGAGGAATTCATTGAGTCTTGTCAAAAG GACGAGAACATCATGAGGTCCATGCAGCTCTTTGATAATGTCATCTAG
- the KCNIP2 gene encoding Kv channel-interacting protein 2 isoform X6: MRGQGRKESLSDSRDLDGSYDQLTGHPPGPTKKALKQRFLKLLPCCGPQALPSVSEIGRVFRFLGDSSLPSALAAPASLRPHRPRPLDPDSVEDEFELSTVCHRPEGLEQLQEQTKFTRKELQVLYRGFKNECPSGIVNEENFKQIYSQFFPQGDSSTYATFLFNAFDTNHDGSVSFEDFVAGLSVILRGTTDDRLNWAFNLYDLNKDGCITKEEMLDIMKSIYDMMGKYTYPALREEAPREHVESFFQKMDRNKDGVVTIEEFIESCQKDENIMRSMQLFDNVI, from the exons GCCACCCTCCAGGGCCCACTAAAAAAGCGCTGAAGCAGCGGTTCCTCAAGCTGCTGCCTTGCTGCGGGCCCCAAGCCCTGCCCTCAGTCAGTGAAA TCGGCCGGGTCTTCCGCTTTCTCGGTGACAGTTCGCTCCCTTCAGCATTAGCCGCCCCAGCCTCCCTCCGCCCCCACAGACCCCGCCCGCTGGACCCAG acAGCGTGGAGGATGAGTTTGAACTGTCCACTGTGTGTCACCGGCCTGAGGGTCTGGAGCAGCTGCAGGAGCAAACCAAGTTCACACGCAAGGAATTGCAAGTCCTATACCGGGGCTTCAAAAAC GAGTGTCCCAGTGGAATTGTCAATGAGGAGAACTTCAAGCAGATTTACTCCCAATTCTTTCCTCAAGGAG ACTCCAGCACATATGCCACTTTTCTCTTCAATGCCTTTGACACCAACCACGATGGCTCCGTCAGTTTTGAG GACTTTGTGGCTGGTCTGTCGGTGATTCTTCGGGGAACCACAGATGATAGGCTGAACTGGGCCTTCAACTTGTATGACCTCAACAAGGACGGCTGCATCACCAAGGAG GAAATGCTCGACATCATGAAGTCCATCTATGACATGATGGGCAAGTACACGTATCCTGCACTCCGGGAGGAGGCCCCGAGGGAACATGTGGAGAGCTTCTTCCAG AAGATGGACAGAAACAAGGATGGTGTGGTGACTATTGAGGAATTCATTGAGTCTTGTCAAAAG GACGAGAACATCATGAGGTCCATGCAGCTCTTTGATAATGTCATCTAG